One window of Trichoderma breve strain T069 chromosome 3, whole genome shotgun sequence genomic DNA carries:
- a CDS encoding variant SH3 domain-containing protein — MASLNLSTNGASIKSSYNAVVGGEAAASGSPTYAQWALFSVQAPLVNAFQDSGSKESVLKVQSTGDGDLTELIEDFSEGRIQFAFVKVKDPNSGLPNHLAAVSKVLHGYHVQITARSDSDLEPESIMRKVADASGAKYSAGSSAGAATHAPPPVKAKPVFTPSSNAGAVDADGWGADAPPVTRTQIEKVAPAYQPTKVNMAELTSQKQEPSRFAGAPRQETGSSDVVGGGYQPVGKVDIAAIRAQAQKKGDDRPTPVKGAAKAQKPAEPAAEEAEQETQSFSDRAAAFSQPSAGRLTSLPKPTVAKKWSGASAFTGTKAPSPGGLGFGGPAAPAAAPVGAASRTFADQGGKTPAQIWAEKKAREGGSISGIPAAQSPVPPAQQAQQTGGSSSWKSGYTGKSWAPVQTGGATRGAPESADQQEEETREAAEDESSGPSGVSALRDRFKNTVPIGAGQPPTTRAVEEEYQAPPPVPDGSRPAGGFALPGLPSRPAPADEEEEEEDPSAYQPVAQERERSPSPIRVAVPVARGPEPTIERPEERAPPPLPVEEVPVPREEELQDEHEAGHLARAAAGAVAEQTFEHAPQVADSHDQQGGKRALVQYDYEKAEDNEIDLVEGEYVTNIDMVDDDWWMGTNVRGESGLFPSNYVELVEDDAAAPPPPAAPVAAREPEPAPAPVAPAAPPAAPASAAAGPTATALYDYEAAEDNELSFPEDATITNLEFPDEDWWFGHYGGHSGLFPANYVKLDE; from the exons ATGGCGTCTCTCAACCTCTCTACAAACGGCGCCTCCATAAAGAGCAGCTACAATGCTGTCGTTGGCGGAGAAGCGGCGGCATCCGGCTCGCCCACCTACGCTCAGTGGGCGCTCTTCTCTGTCCAAGCTCCCCTAGTCAACGCTTTCCAGGACAGCGGTTCCAAGGAGAGTGTGCTCAAAGTTCAAAGCACAGGCG ATGGCGACCTCACCGAACTGATTGAGGACTTCAGCGAGGGCCGAATCCAGTTCGCTttcgtcaaggtcaaggaccCCAATTCGGGTCTCCCCAA CCACTTGGCTGCCGTGTCTAAGGTCCTTCACGGATATCACGTCCAGATCACCGCCCGCTCCGACAGCGACCTCGAGCCTGAATCCATCATGCGCAAGGTTGCCGATGCGTCGGGCGCCAAGTACTCTGCCGGATCCTCGGCCGGAGCTGCCACACATGCGCCTCCGCcagtcaaggccaagcctgTTTTCACACCTTCGTC GAATGCCGGCGCTGTCGATGCGGATGGTTGGGGGGCCGACGCTCCTCCCGTCACTCGGACACAGATCGAAAAGGTCGCGCCTGCTTATCAGCCAACCAAGGTGAACATGGCAGAGCTTACAAGTCAGAAGCAGGAGCCTTCGCGCTTCGCCGGCGCGCCCCGACAGGAGACGGGCTCGTCTGATGTTGTTGGAGGCGGCTACCAGCCTGTGGGCAAAGTAGACATTGCGGCCATCAGGGCACAGGCCCAGAAGAAGGGAGATGACAGACCCACGCCGGTCAAGGGAGC GGCTAAGGCGCAAAAACCAGCAGaaccagctgcagaagaagcggaGCAAGAAACTCAGAGCTTTTCCGATCGAGCAGCTGCTTTCTCGCAGCCAAGCGCTGGACGGCTGACCTCACTCCCCAAGCCTACCGTTGCCAAGAAGTGGTCCGGTGCCTCTGCCTTCACCGGCACAAAGGCGCCATCCCCGGGTGGTCTCGGATTCGGTGGCCCGGCCGCCCCAGCAGCTGCCCCAGTTGGAGCTGCTAGCCGGACGTTCGCAGACCAAGGCGGCAAGACCCCAGCTCAGATCtgggcggagaagaaggcaagaGAAGGCGGAAGCATTAGCGGCATCCCTGCCGCTCAGTCGCCAGTGCCACCTGCTCAGCAGGCTCAGCAGACCGGCGGCTCGTCTTCTTGGAAGAGTGGTTACACGGGCAAGAGCTGGGCTCCAGTTCAAACCGGAGGAGCCACACGTGGTGCTCCCGAATCTGCGGATcagcaggaggaagagactAGAGAGGCTGCGGAGGACGAGTCCTCGGGTCCCTCGGGCGTGTCTGCCTTGAGAGATCGGTTTAAGAACACCGTTCCCATCGGGGCTGGCCAACCCCCGACGACTCGGGCAGTCGAGGAGGAGTACCAGGCCCCACCGCCTGTTCCAGATGGCTCCAGGCCAGCTGGAGGCTTCGCCCTCCCCGGCCTCCCCAGCCGCCCAGCCCCTgcggacgaggaagaagaagaggaagacccCTCGGCATACCAGCCCGTGGCCCAGGAGCGGGAGCGCTCGCCATCGCCAATCCGTGTCGCCGTGCCTGTGGCTCGCGGCCCCGAGCCCACTATTGAGCGGCCCGAGGAGCGCGCACCTCCTCCCCTCCCTGTGGAGGAAGTCCCAGTTCCCAGAGAGGAGGAGCTTCAAGACGAGCACGAGGCCGGCCACCTTGCAAGAGCCGCAGCTGGTGCCGTGGCGGAGCAGACGTTTGAGCACGCTCCTCAAGTGGCCGACAGTCACGACCAGCAAGGCGGCAAGCGTGCTCTGGTTCAGTATGATTAtgaaaaggccgaggacaACGAAATCGACCTGGTCGAGGGAGAGTACGTTACCAACATTGAcatggtggatgatgactGGTGGATGGGAACCAACGTCAGGGGAGAAAGCGGCCTATTCCCTAGCAACTACGTCgagcttgttgaggatgaCGCTGCCGCGCCGCCCCCTCCGGCCGCCCCCGTTGCCGCCCGAGAGCCAGAGCCGGCGCCGGCACCTGTGGCCCCTGCTGCTCCACCAGCAGCGCCGGCCAGCGCAGCTGCAGGCCCGACAGCCACGGCTTTGTATGACTATGAAGCTGCCGAGGACAATG AACTGAGTTTCCCTGAGGATGCTACGATTACCAACTTGGAGTTCCCTGATGAGGACTGGTGGTTCGGTCACTACGGCGGCCACTCGGGTCTCTTCCCCGCCAACTATGTCAAGCTTGACGAGTAA
- a CDS encoding glutaredoxin domain-containing protein has protein sequence MSTITEILTDEQWQQVLSSAPASTLIVASFHAPWAAPCAQMATVLSTLASEYPVTDPLSTQWVSINAEDLSDISETYDVTAVPYLVLLRNGEVVETVSGSSAVKVRTAIEKHANKAGGAAQSAAATNGTAQAAEVAQADASVVDPAKQKEELFKRLGDLVKAAPVMLFMKGTPSSPQCGFSRQMVGILRDNSVKYGFFNILADDDVRQGLKEYAEWPTFPQLWVDGELVGGLDIVKEELSSNEDFFKPYSVTAEPTAA, from the exons ATGTCGACGATTACCGAAATCCTGACCGACGAGCAGTGGCAGCAGGTGCTCAGCTCTGCGCCCGCCTCAACCCTCATTGTCGCCTCTTTCCATGCACCCTGGGCGGCACCATGTGCCCAGATGGCAACCGTCTTGTCTACGCTCGCATCCGAATATCCCGTCACCGACCCGCTAAGCACCCAGTGGGTGTCGATCAATGCTGAGGACCTCAGCGATATCAGCGAAACCTACGATGTGACCGCGGTTCCTTAcctggtgctgctgcgaaaCGGCGAGGTCGTCGAGACCGTtagcggcagcagcgccgtCAAGGTGCGGACGGCTATCGAGAAGCATGCAAACAAGGCCGGAGGTGCGGCGCAAAGTGCTGCCGCAACCAACGGCACTGCTCAGGCCGCCGAAGTGGCCCAGGCCGATGCCTCCGTTGTTGATCCGgccaagcagaaggaggAACTGTTCAAGCGCCTCGGCGACTTGGTCAAGGCAGCCCCCGTTATGCTCTTCATGAAGGGCACACCCAGCTCTCCTCAGTGTGGCTTCTCGAGACAAATGGTTGGAATCTTGCGCGACAACTCTGTCAAATACGGgttcttcaacatcctcgCCGACGATGATGTGCGCCAAGGCTTGAAGGAGTATGCTGAGTGGCCGACTTTCCCGCAGCTGTGGGTGGACGGTGAACTCGTTGGCGGTCTCGATATT GTTAAGGAGGAGCTCAGCAGCAACGAGGATTTCTTCAAGCCATATAGCGTCACTGCCGAACCGACGGCGGCTTAA